The DNA segment TCCACGGCACCCAGGACGTCCAAAACATGCTCATACGTCAGAGTTTCCCCAAAATGGAAGGCCGCGCACTGGTCGAGAAGGCTTAAGGCGTCTCGCATGGAACCGTCCCCGGCCTTCGCCACATACCGGAGCGCTTTCTCTTCCACAGGCATCCCTTCCGCATCCGTCAGCTCTTTCAGACGGTCAGCGATGGTATCCACGGTAATCCTTCTGAAATCATACCTCTGACACCTGGAAAGCACTGTGATCGGAATCTTGTGAACCTCGGTCGTCGCAAGGATGAATATCACATAAGACGGAGGCTCCTCCAGTGTCTTTAAAAGGGCGTTGAAAGCCCCCGTTGAGAGCATGTGAACCTCGTCGATGATATAGACACGGTAGGCGCCTTCCGTCGGCGGATACTGAACCTGCTCCCGGATTTCCCGGATGTTTTCGACGCCGTTGTTGGACGCCGCATCAATTTCCACCACGTTTAAGGAGGTTCCGGCCGCAATCTGTTTGCAGCTGGGACATTCGCCGCAGGGGCTCCCGTCCACGGGATGCTCGCAGTTTACCGCCCTGGCAAAAATTTTCGCCACAGACGTCTTGCCTGTTCCGCGTGTACCGCAGAACAGGTAGGCATGGCCGATTCTCTGGGAAAGAATCTGGTTCTGTAAGGTTGTAACGATATGGTCCTGGCCCTTTACATCCGCAAACGTCTGCGGCCGCCATTTCCGGTATAACGCTGTATATGACATAAATTATCAGTCTCCAAAGCTGATCCCGAGGAGCTTGGCTTCTTTTATAACATCAGCCTTCGGATCAACGGTCTTTAGCTTCCCGGCCGTCTCCTCCAGCGGAATATCTGTAATCACATTATTTTTTACGACTACGAGACGTCCGAATTTTCCCTGGTCGATGAGCTCTGCCCCATGGGCGCCGATCCGCGAGGAAATTACACGGTCATACGGCACCGGAGCGCCGCCGCGCTGCATGTGGCCCGGCACTGTCACACGGATTTCCTGGCCGGTCATCTCCTGGATCTTTGCGCCAAGCTCGTAGGCGACGGACGGATATTTGGCCGCCTTTTCCTCCATGTGCTTCTTAAACTCTTTCTTTGACATGGCCGCCTCTTCCTTGGAAATGGCGCCCTCCGCCACGGCAAGGATGGAGAACCGGCTTCCGCCCTTCGTGCGTTCCTTGATCTTTTTTACGACTTTCTTTAAATCGTAAGGGATTTCCGGAAGAAGGATGATGTCTGCGCCGCCTGCAATTCCTGCGTGCAGCGTCAGCCAGCCGACCTTATGTCCCATGATTTCCACGATAAACACGCGGCCATGGGAGGCAGCCGTCGTGTGGATGCAGTCGATGGCGTTTGTCGCAATATCCACGGCGCTCTGGAAGCCGAAGGTCATGTCCGTTCCCCAGAGGTCGTTGTCGATGGTCTTCGGAAGCCCGATGACGTTTAAGCCCTCCTGGCTTAACAGGTTTGCCGTCTTCTGGCTCCCGTTTCCGCCGAGGACGACGAGGGCATCCAGTTTCAGCTTATAATAAGTATGGCGCATCAGCTCCACCTTATCCAATCCGTTTTCATCCGGCACGCGCATGAGCTTAAACGGCTGCCTCGAAGTACCGAGCATCGTCCCGCCTTTTGTCAGGATCCCGGAGAAATCGGACCGGTTCATCACGCGGTAGTTGGCATACATGAGTCCCTTGTAGCCGTCTTCAAATCCGATGATTTCCACTTCATCTCCATATAACTGGTATAATCCTTTTGCCACGCCGCGCATGGTTGCATTGAGAGCCTGGCAGTCTCCGCCGCTTGTCAGAAATCCTACTCTTTTCATATGCCATGTCCTTTCCCGAAGACCCATTTTCGTTCTTCGCCCATATCATCAGGGGACAAAATCCCCCTTGTCCCCACCATCATTTTGTAATTATAATACAAAGGAAAGAGAGGGGCAAGGAAAATTTGCGTCCCCGTGCACCCTCTCTTCCTGTTTTTCCGGCATTTTTTCCATTTTCCGGAGTTTATGGATGTGATTCCCTTACCTGAAAAATGGGATTTGGAATCTCCGCGTTGTTGTTTTCCGCCATGCTGTCCTTCATCATGCCCTCCACCTGGCGGAACTGGATACTTGGATTCATGAAGCGGTCCCAGAGACGGTACCCCTCCTCCTTGAGCTTCGCCTCATAGTCAATCTTCCGGCCGGCGTAGTAGTCCTGATACAGATCCGCATAAAAATCTGCCAGCTTGCTCCGCAGCTCGTCCGGGATATCCTCGATGGCCCTGTATGTCTGGTGGCTGATCACATTCCTGAGATATACGTTGCTGAAGGTCGAAAAATCCAGAAGATCAGGATTCGTCTCCCCGTTTGCCGCCGCCCAGGCGGAAATATCCGTGTTTCTCGTGTGATAGCTCATGCTTCCGTCCGCCGCCAAGGAAAGGCTTCCGTACTGGCAGGGCGGAATAATCAGCGAATTGCTGACAACCTCATAAATCCCGTACACATTGTCGGCCACGCCCGGCTCCGTGATGTGTTTCTGGATTCTCTGGACATGGAGATGGCCGCTGAAATACGCCGGCGTCAGGTATTTTTCCAAAATGTGCATCACGTCTTCGTAATTTTCGATGACGCACTCATCCACATAGACGCGGCTTAACTCCTGAAGGTTATGGTGCCCCACAGGAATCACGGTAATTCCCTGTTCGTAGGCGCTCCGCAGGCACTGTTCCATCCATTCCACTGTTCCGTCATTGAGGATTCCGCCCACTTCGTTGAACGGGTCATAGATGCAGGTGTCCAACATCATCATCCAGGTGGTATCATTCAATATGTAGAGGTAGCTTAAGGAATCCGGCGCATGGCTTACTGCCTCGTCGTAGCCGTATGGGCCGTAAATCCGGCGGAACTCTTCCGGCGTCACCTGTTCCACAAAGCTCTGTTTCTCTCCGAAATACGAGGTGGCATAAGGGTTATTGATGTCATGGTTCCCAGGAATCACAAGAACCTGGACTCCGGCAGCCTCAATCTGGCCCAAAAGGGCAGCCAGCTCCTCATGGTTCACTTTTTCCCCGTTTAAGGTCAAATCCCCGGAGAGCACCAGCGCATCCGGTGCGGCTGCTGTGACCTCCGCCGCAAAAGCCTGCCAGATCTGCGGCATATAGCGGACGACTTTTCCGTCTCCGTTGTCCACAAGCTCATTGAAGGCCTGGCCGTAATCCGTCAGGGACTGGGACATGTAGTGGATATCCGATGCAAAAATCAGGTTTGACGGCACCTTCTCCCGAACCACCGGCTCTCCCGGATAATATTCTGTTTCCGGCTGCGTCGTCTCCCGCTCCGTCTCCACGGTCTCATGGGGAAAGGACGACTCTTCCATGGACTCCGTCGGAAGCTCTGCCGGCGTTTCCGCCGTGGTTCCCGTCGGGCTTACTCCCCTTTCAAGCGCCCGCGGCAGCACAAACACCACGCCAAATAATGCAAAAAGGAGTGCGAGCAAAAGTATGATCCTTTTCCACATATCACCGCACCCCTCTGTTCTTCTCTTTATTCATTTCTCTGCCTTATTAAAGTTTCTGCAAATTTAAAATCCGTACATTCTGCTTCGAGTGGTCGCCATAGACGTTACCCTGGCAGCCAGCTCAGTCCCGGCACCCTCACGGCACATGAGAGGTTCCCCTTAGTGCTGCTGCATTCCTGCCCTGACACGGTTCAGAGATTCCCATTGCGTAAGACCAAAACGTCAACGCCGCTTACCAGGGGCAGCTCCACAGCGAGTCACCCTAGGCAGAATATCACCCCTGCTCTAGCGGATTGCAGGTACAGGGCACCGCTAACTCCCCGGCTGTACGGATTAGTTTAGTATATATGACAGAGTCTGTTTTGTCAAGGTTTCCGCTCCGCGGCTTTTAGGGAAAAACCTTTTTTCCGTCAATCAGCATGGTTCCCACACTTCCGGAATAGGAAATCGGATCACCGTTCCAAATCACGAGATCCGCATCTTTTCCCGGCTCCAGGGTTCCGATTCTGAAATCCAGGCCGTAATATTTTGCCGGATATGCCGTCACGCCTTTGATGGCTTCCTCTCTTCCGAGTCCACGGTCAACCATCAGGGCAAGCTGCATCCGGATCAAATCCTCGGAGATAGACGGATGACCCGTTGCGATGGCCGGATGAATGCCTGCTTTTTCCATCCGCGCCCCAAGGGCCAGATCCTTTCCTGCCGCCTCGGCGGAGAAAGAGAGTCCGTATAACGGCCCGATGATAAATTTGAAGTCCTTTCTCTGAAGATCCTCGCAGACAGTCAGGGCGTCGTAAGCCATCACCAGAATATAGTTGAGGCCGAATTCCTCGCCGATCCGCACGGCAGCCTCCATGTCATTGGCCTTCATGGCCACCATCTGCACCGGCATTCCATCAAAAACCCGCGCCAGGGCATCAAGCTCCATCCGGTATTCCTGCTTTTCCCCGGCCTTTTCCTTCCGGTGGTATTCCTGCGCCTGGAATAATGCCTCGCGGATCATGGCTGCACTGGCCATTCTCGTCTCCGGGCTCTTTCCCTTGGCGCCGAATTTCTTTCTCGGCGCATTGGTGAACACGAAACGGTAGGCAATCTCCGGCACTACAATCCGCTTCTCCAGATTATCGCCGGCCGTCTTTACGGCCGCACAGGTGCCTCCGATCAGATTTTCATTTCCCGGCCCTGTTACGGCGCAGGTAACGCCGCCGCTCACAGCCATCTCAAAGCCCTCGTCTGCAAAATTCAAAGCGTCGTACGCCCGCATCTCCGGCATCACCGGCCTTGCATCGTTGGCATCCGCTTCTTCAAAGCGGTGAACCTGGCTCGTGATGCCAAGCTGGCAGTTTCCTTCCACGAATCCAGGCGTCACAACGGCGCCTCCGGCATCTATAATTTCTTCCCCATTCTCCGGCGTCAGGCAGTCTTCCACCTGAAAGATTTTTCCGTCCAGAATCCGGATATCTTTTTTCTTCTCAAATATTTCCGCTCCGTCGATCAGCAAACAATTCTGAATCAGCATATGGTTTCCTCCCCTGCTTCCGTCCTCTGGTACACAATCTTTCCGTTGATGACGACTGTCTCCGGTTTTCCGCCTGTCTCAAACGGATCCACGGCCCAGACGACGAGGTCTGCCGTTTTTCCAGGCTCAATGCTGCCGAGCTCGTCTCCGAGATCCAGGGCTTTCGCCGCATAGATTGTCACACAGCGGTACGCCGTCTCCTCTGACAGCCCGTTTGCGATCAGGATTGCCACCTGGGGCAGAAAACCTTCCATCGGAATCACATGGGAATCCGTCGTCAGCGTAAATTCAATTCCGGCCTGTTCCAGCAGCGCAGGTGCATCATACCGTTTGTTCTGTACCTCCAGTTTGCTTTTCCCGCCGATGGTGGGGCCTAAAATGTAGTGGGCGCCGGCCTCCTTTAACGTATCCGTCATCATCCAGCCCTCGGTACAGTGCTCGATGCTGAGGTTCAGCCCGAACTCCTCTGCGATCCGGATTGCAGTCAGGATATCGTTCGCCTGGTGGGCATGGATCTTCACCAGCATGCCGTCAAAGGCGCGCATCAGCGAATGCATCGCCAGATCAAAATGGAACGTACTCTCTTCTCCCCGTTCCAGTTTTTCCTGGTGGGCCAGCCATTTTTCCCGGTATTCCTTCGCCCGGTAAAGAGTCTGGCGCATCAGGGCCGCCGATCCCATCCGCGTGGTCGGCGTCTGGTTCCGCCTGCTGTAATTTAAGCGCGGATTTTCGCCCAGCGCCATTTTCAGGGCGCCTTCTTCCCTGATAATCCGCTCCTTCAGCGTTTCTCCGGCGGATTTTATGAAGACAAAGGTGCCGCCCATCAGATTCGAGCTTCCCGGCCCGACAGCCAGGGTCGTCACGCCTGCGTGAAGCGCCTGTGTGAAGGTTTCGGAGTGAAAGTCGATGGCGTCGATGGCGCGCAGTTCCGGATGGATCGGGTCTGTCTTTTCATTCCCGTCCTCCCCGGCGCTGCTTAACATTCCGAGGTGGCAGTGCGGTTCGATAAAGCCTGGAGTCACAAGCTTTCCTCCGGCATCCACCACCTGATCGCCTGGCGCCGGCGTGAGATTTTTTTCAATTCTGGCAAATTTCCCCTCTTCTATCGCCACGTCGTAATGCTCTTTGTATATTCCGGCCATGGTGATCAGATTGCAGTTCTTGATGATTAACATATACCCTCTCCTTTGCTGTGAATTGGCGGCGGCGCTGTGGGCGCCGCCGCCTCCGGCGGAACTTAGCGCCCGGCTTTCCGCGGCGGGCGCGGAAACCGGTATGCGCCGGTATAATAACCGCTCTGCGGCTATTATTCTATGTCCGTTTCACGGCCATAGAGCCTCCGGCGGAATTTAGCGCCCGGCTTTCCGCGGCGGGCGCGGAAACCGGTATGCGCCGGTATAATAACCGCTCTGCGGTTATTATACCATTCCCGCCTTCACAAAGCAAACGCTGGGAGGGATTTGTCTCCGGTTTATTCTGAAAAGAGCGGGATCTTTCTGATCTCCTTCAGATCCCTGTTCCAGATTCCGTACCAGAGGCTGCTTAAGTTCTCTCCGTCGGCGGCAAGGAAGCCGTACGTATTGGTGTCGTACTCCGCAATTTCCGTCGGGCCATAATAAATCCGGCCGCTTTCCTCCGACAGGAACAGTTCTAAAAGCTCATGATATAGCTCTAACTGGGCCGGGGCATCGCTAATCTGCGTCATGGTCTCCAGCATGTCCCCGGAAACCTGGGACACCTCATAAACCCGATCCTGTGCTTCATCATAGATGTACAAGGCTTTTTCCGCCGGCGTCTCCGAATAAATTTCCGGGATAATAATCGTCCCGCTTTCCCCGGCAAATACCCCTGTATAGGCATCGCCGGCCATGACGAGGCCACCTGTCTCTTCAAGCGTGACGGCGCTTAAAAGCTCTGCCCCGGGTTCCCCGGTTCCTTCCGTTATCTGAAAGCTCAGATAGCCGAAGTTTCCATGGAGGGCAATTTTTCCAGCGCTCACATAATCCAGCTCCGCGTACTCACCGATGGGCGTATCCCCGGCCGCCTCCAGGTCAATATGGGCCGCCGGCACACCGTCTTCTTCTCCGCCTTCCCCTACTTTCCCGGCAACAAAAATCGAGGTGGGGCCGTCGGCGCCCCCGATGATGCTGATCCCCTCGTCTCCTGTTCCATCTGTTTTTCCAGCAAGAAAAATTGAGGTGGGGCCATCGGCTCCCCCAATGATGCTGACGTTGGATTCTTCTCCTGTCATACTTCCGGCTCCTTCCTGTTCCGGCCTTAACGGATCCGTCAAAAGCGTCACGGCAGCCGCTCCCAAAAGGAGGACGGCAGCCAGGCAGATCCATTTCTTCGGCCGGCTATATTTTAAAATGTTCCGGATTCTCGACTCCGTGCTACTCTCTCCAAAGGCCAGGGGCAGGCCAAGCCCGCTTCTCCTGACGGAAAACTTAAGAAGCGCCATGGAGTATTCTTTCTTCCTGTTTTCCCCCAATGTCCCGATTACTGCTTCATCGCAGGCCATTTCCAGATCGCGCCCGAACAGGACAAACATCAGCCAGACAAGCGGATTGAACCAGTGGACAGAAAGAGCCAGGAAGGAGAACGCCTTCCAAAGCGGATCGCCGCGCCGGATATGGGCTCTCTCATGGGCCAGGATCATCTCCCTCTCCGCTTTATATTCCCCGGAAAGAAGATACTCCGGAAGAAAAATTTTCGGCCGTATAAGGCCTGCCGTCACCGGCGACGCCAGTTCTTCCGCATAATATGCGCCGCCGTCGCCCGGGACAGCACATTTTAACTGTCTCATCAGTTTTATGTACCGGAATCCGTGAAAGCCGAGAAACAGCGCCAGTCCGGCCAGCCAGACGGCCGTAAAAATCCCAGGGAGAGCCTGGAAAAACGCCGCGTGCCCCGCAGCTTCCCCCTGCGCCGCAGACGGCACCAGCATCACATTCACGCGCCGGTCGATA comes from the Eubacteriaceae bacterium Marseille-Q4139 genome and includes:
- a CDS encoding 6-phosphofructokinase, encoding MKRVGFLTSGGDCQALNATMRGVAKGLYQLYGDEVEIIGFEDGYKGLMYANYRVMNRSDFSGILTKGGTMLGTSRQPFKLMRVPDENGLDKVELMRHTYYKLKLDALVVLGGNGSQKTANLLSQEGLNVIGLPKTIDNDLWGTDMTFGFQSAVDIATNAIDCIHTTAASHGRVFIVEIMGHKVGWLTLHAGIAGGADIILLPEIPYDLKKVVKKIKERTKGGSRFSILAVAEGAISKEEAAMSKKEFKKHMEEKAAKYPSVAYELGAKIQEMTGQEIRVTVPGHMQRGGAPVPYDRVISSRIGAHGAELIDQGKFGRLVVVKNNVITDIPLEETAGKLKTVDPKADVIKEAKLLGISFGD
- a CDS encoding metallophosphoesterase, which gives rise to MWKRIILLLALLFALFGVVFVLPRALERGVSPTGTTAETPAELPTESMEESSFPHETVETERETTQPETEYYPGEPVVREKVPSNLIFASDIHYMSQSLTDYGQAFNELVDNGDGKVVRYMPQIWQAFAAEVTAAAPDALVLSGDLTLNGEKVNHEELAALLGQIEAAGVQVLVIPGNHDINNPYATSYFGEKQSFVEQVTPEEFRRIYGPYGYDEAVSHAPDSLSYLYILNDTTWMMMLDTCIYDPFNEVGGILNDGTVEWMEQCLRSAYEQGITVIPVGHHNLQELSRVYVDECVIENYEDVMHILEKYLTPAYFSGHLHVQRIQKHITEPGVADNVYGIYEVVSNSLIIPPCQYGSLSLAADGSMSYHTRNTDISAWAAANGETNPDLLDFSTFSNVYLRNVISHQTYRAIEDIPDELRSKLADFYADLYQDYYAGRKIDYEAKLKEEGYRLWDRFMNPSIQFRQVEGMMKDSMAENNNAEIPNPIFQVRESHP
- a CDS encoding amidohydrolase family protein — protein: MLIQNCLLIDGAEIFEKKKDIRILDGKIFQVEDCLTPENGEEIIDAGGAVVTPGFVEGNCQLGITSQVHRFEEADANDARPVMPEMRAYDALNFADEGFEMAVSGGVTCAVTGPGNENLIGGTCAAVKTAGDNLEKRIVVPEIAYRFVFTNAPRKKFGAKGKSPETRMASAAMIREALFQAQEYHRKEKAGEKQEYRMELDALARVFDGMPVQMVAMKANDMEAAVRIGEEFGLNYILVMAYDALTVCEDLQRKDFKFIIGPLYGLSFSAEAAGKDLALGARMEKAGIHPAIATGHPSISEDLIRMQLALMVDRGLGREEAIKGVTAYPAKYYGLDFRIGTLEPGKDADLVIWNGDPISYSGSVGTMLIDGKKVFP
- a CDS encoding amidohydrolase — its product is MLIIKNCNLITMAGIYKEHYDVAIEEGKFARIEKNLTPAPGDQVVDAGGKLVTPGFIEPHCHLGMLSSAGEDGNEKTDPIHPELRAIDAIDFHSETFTQALHAGVTTLAVGPGSSNLMGGTFVFIKSAGETLKERIIREEGALKMALGENPRLNYSRRNQTPTTRMGSAALMRQTLYRAKEYREKWLAHQEKLERGEESTFHFDLAMHSLMRAFDGMLVKIHAHQANDILTAIRIAEEFGLNLSIEHCTEGWMMTDTLKEAGAHYILGPTIGGKSKLEVQNKRYDAPALLEQAGIEFTLTTDSHVIPMEGFLPQVAILIANGLSEETAYRCVTIYAAKALDLGDELGSIEPGKTADLVVWAVDPFETGGKPETVVINGKIVYQRTEAGEETIC